A window of the Budorcas taxicolor isolate Tak-1 chromosome 8, Takin1.1, whole genome shotgun sequence genome harbors these coding sequences:
- the CCIN gene encoding calicin: MKLEFTEKNYNSFVLQNLNKQRKRKEYWDIALTVDHHVFFAHRNVLAAVSPLVKNLISNHDMKTTDELFITIDPNYLSPTTVDQLLDYFYSGKVVISEQNVEELLRGAQYFNTPRLRIHCNDFLIKSIRRANCLRYLFLAELFELKEVSDLAYSGIRDNFHYWASPEGSMHFMRCPPVIFGRLLRDENLHVLNEDQALNALINWVCFRKDEREKYFKKFFNYINLNAVSNKTLMYASNKLMGMENSSAHSTLIESVLVDRKQERPTSLLSYQRKGALLDSVVILGGQKAHGKFNDGVFAYIIQENLWLKLSEMPYRAAALSATSAGRYIYISGGTTEQISGLKTAWRYDMDDNSWTKLPDLPIGLVFHTMVTCGGTVYSVGGSIAPRRYVSNIYRYDERKETWCLAGKMSIPMDGTAVITKGDRNLYIVTGRCLVKGYISRVGVVDCFDTNTGEVVQCITFPIEFNHRPLLSFHQDNILCVYSHRQSVEINLQKVKANKTTTSVPLLPNNCPLDVSHAICSVGDNRVFVCGGVTTTSDVQAKDYTINPNAYLLDQKAGEWKTLAPPPEALDCPACCLAKLPCKILQRI; the protein is encoded by the coding sequence ATGAAATTGGAATTCACCGAGAAAAACTACAACAGCTTCGTACTGCAGAACCTGAACAAACAGAGAAAACGCAAAGAGTACTGGGACATAGCCCTGACTGTGGACCACCATGTCTTCTTTGCACATCGCAATGTGCTGGCTGCAGTCTCCCCGCTGGTGAAGAACCTCATCTCCAACCATGACATGAAGACCACCGATGAGCTCTTTATCACCATTGACCCCAACTACCTGAGTCCGACCACAGTGGACCAGCTTCTAGACTACTTCTACAGTGGCAAGGTGGTGATCTCAGAACAGAACGTGGAAGAGCTCCTTCGTGGGGCCCAGTATTTCAACACACCCCGCCTTCGAATTCACTGCAATGACTTCCTGATCAAGTCCATCCGCCGTGCCAACTGCTTGCGCTACCTCTTCTTGGCTGAGTTGTTTGAGCTCAAAGAGGTGTCAGACTTGGCCTACTCTGGCATTCGTGACAACTTCCACTACTGGGCCAGTCCTGAGGGCAGCATGCACTTCATGCGCTGTCCACCTGTCATCTTCGGCCGCCTGCTCCGAGATGAAAACTTGCATGTACTCAACGAAGACCAGGCTCTCAATGCACTCATCAATTGGGTATGCTTCCGGAAGGATGAGCGGGAGAAGTATTTCAAGAAGTTCTTCAATTACATCAACCTCAATGCTGTCTCCAACAAGACGCTAATGTATGCCAGCAACAAGCTGATGGGCATGGAGAACAGCTCAGCCCACTCAACCCTGATTGAGAGTGTCCTTGTGGACCGCAAACAGGAGAGGCCAACCAGTCTGCTGAGCTACCAGCGGAAAGGGGCCCTGCTTGATTCAGTGGTCATCCTAGGTGGCCAGAAGGCCCACGGCAAGTTCAACGATGGAGTGTTTGCTTATATCATCCAGGAGAACCTGTGGTTGAAGCTCTCAGAGATGCCCTACCGGGCAGCAGCACTGAGTGCCACCTCTGCTGGTCGCTACATCTACATCTCTGGTGGAACCACTGAGCAGATTTCAGGGCTGAAGACGGCTTGGCGGTACGACATGGATGACAACTCCTGGACCAAGTTGCCCGACCTGCCAATTGGGCTTGTCTTCCACACCATGGTGACCTGCGGGGGGACAGTGTACTCAGTGGGAGGCAGCATTGCCCCGAGGCGCTATGTCTCTAACATCTATCGCTATGATGAGCGCAAGGAGACCTGGTGCCTGGCAGGGAAGATGAGCATTCCTATGGACGGCACAGCCGTGATCACCAAGGGTGACCGgaacctgtatattgtcaccgggCGGTGCTTGGTGAAGGGTTACATCTCCCGGGTTGGGGTGGTGGACTGCTTCGATACCAACACTGGGGAGGTGGTCCAGTGTATCACCTTTCCTATTGAGTTCAACCACCGGCCCCTGCTCTCTTTTCATCAGGACAACATCCTCTGCGTGTACAGCCACCGGCAGAGTGTGGAGATCAACCTGCAGAAGGTAAAGGCCAACAAGACAACCACCTCAGTGCCTCTTTTGCCCAACAACTGCCCCCTGGATGTGTCCCATGCTATATGCTCTGTTGGAGACAACAGAGTGTTTGTGTGCGGAGGTGTCACCACAACCAGCGATGTCCAGGCAAAGGACTACACCATCAACCCAAACGCCTACCTGCTGGACCAAAAGGCAGGCGAGTGGAAGACCCTGGCCCCCCCACCGGAGGCTCTGGACTGTCCTGCCTGCTGTCTAGCCAAGCTACCTTGCAAGATTCTTCAAAGGATTTAA
- the LOC128052065 gene encoding unconventional myosin-Vb-like, with amino-acid sequence MFTIIGWTGWISKKHNEDFEMTSFWLSNTCRLLHCLKQYSGDEGFMTQNTAKQNEHCLKNFDLTEYRQVLSDLSIQIYQQLIKIAEGLLQPMIVSAMLEKESIQGLSGVKPTGYRKRTSSMPEGDNSYCLEAIIRQMNSFHTVMCDQGLDPEIILQVFRQLFYMINAVTLNNLLLRKDVCSWSTGMQLRYNISQLEEWLRGRNLHQSGAVETMEPWIQAAQLLQLKKKSPEDAEAICSLCTALSTQQIVKILNLYTPLNEFEERVTVAFIRTIQAQLQDRNDPQQLLLDFKHMFPVLFPFNPSSLTMDSGHIPACLNLEFLNEV; translated from the exons ATGTTTACAATTATTG gatggactggttggatctccaagaaGCACAACGAGGACTTTGAGATGACGTCCTTCTGGTTGTCCAATACCTGCCGCCTCCTGCACTGCTTGAAGCAGTACAGCGGGGACGAGGGCTTCATGACTCAGAACACTGCGAAGCAGAATGAGCACTGTCTTAAGAACTTTGACCTCACTGAATACCGCCAGGTGCTGAGCGATCTTTCCATTCAGATCTACCAGCAGCTCATTAAAATCGCCGAGGGCCTCTTGCAGCCTATGATAGTGTCAGCCATGTTGGAGAAGGAGAGCATTCAGGGTCTGTCCGGGGTGAAGCCCACGGGCTACCGGAAGCGCACCTCCAGCATGCCGGAAGGAGACAACTCGTACTGCCTGGAAGCCATCATCCGCCAGATGAACTCCTTCCACACGGTCATGTGCGACCAGGGCCTGGACCCTGAGATCATCCTGCAGGTGTTCAGACAGCTCTTCTACATGATTAACGCGGTGACGCTCAACAACCTGCTTCTGCGGAAGGACGTCTGCTCCTGGAGCACAGGCATGCAGCTCAGGTACAACATTAGTCAGCTGGAGGAGTGGCTTCGAGGAAGAAACCTGCACCAGAGTGGAGCTGTTGAGACCATGGAACCCTGGATTCAGGCTGCCCAGCTCCTGCAGTTAAAGAAGAAAAGCCCCGAGGATGCTGAGGCCATCTGCTCCCTGTGCACCGCCCTCAGCACCCAGCAGATTGTCAAAATTTTGAACCTTTATACCCCTCTGAATGAATTTGAAGAACGGGTGACAGTGGCCTTTATACGAACAATCCAGGCACAACTACAAGATCGGAATGACCCTCAGCAGCTGCTATTAGACTTCAAGCACATGTTTCCTGTTTTGTTCCCATTTAATccatcttctctgaccatggaCTCAGGCCACATCCCAGCATGTCTCAATCTGGAGTTCCTCAACGAAGTCTGA